Genomic DNA from Candoia aspera isolate rCanAsp1 chromosome 14, rCanAsp1.hap2, whole genome shotgun sequence:
ATGACGGAGTGGATCATGCGCTCCTTCAGGGCCTTCTCCACCTCCAGGTCCTTTCCATGCATGATGGACTGCCCCACCTTGAGGAAGGTGCTCCGGGACCGTACCTCGGACATAATAAAGAGGTGCACGCCGGTGGCGTGGATGCAGAGGTGCAGCAGGGCCTTGCCCAGCAACTCCCAGTGGGCCGGCCGGTCGCCCGGGGCCGCGAAGCAGTGCTCGTCGCGGAAGCGGTAGCCTAGGGCCTCGAAGAGCACCGAGCAGCCCAGCCCCAGCAGCACGCTCAGGTAGAGCGGCAGGTGCAGGACGGCGTAGAGCAGCAGCAGCGCCTCCACGCACAGCGAGAAGCTGCCCACCGGCGACAGGCAGGGCGGGGGCGCCGCGCGCGCCCCCGCGCTCGCGTTGCCCCCCCCGGCGGGCCCGGGCGCCGGCAGCTGCGCGGCCAGCGGGAGGGCGAAGACCAGCAGCGTGAGGGCCAGCGAGGTGCCGGCCGGGTGGCGGCCGTACGCGCGCGTGAAGGTGAACAGGAAAGCGGCCAGGCAGGCGCCCAGGAAGGCCAGTgccggcgccgccgccgccgccgcgcgccccgccccgccgcgccGCCAGCCCAGGTAGGCGCCCCAGAGCAGCGCGGCCGCGCCCAGGTAGGAGAGCGCGTAGCGGAGCCGGCGCCGCGTCTGCGGGAAGCGGCGCTCGCGGCAGGCCTGCTCCAGGTTGCTCGAGTCAAACTGCGGGTCCCACCAGCGCGGCGAGGCGCGCTCGAACAGCTGCGGCGCCCGCCCGGCCCCCAGACCCAGGCCCAGCCCTGGGCCCAGCGccgccgccccgccgccgccCGCGCCCCGCCGCCCCTGCCGCCCCCCCcgcgcccgccccgccccgcccgagccgccgccgccgcgccccccGGGCTCCGGCCGGGCCTCCAGCCGCACCGCCACGCTCGCGCCCCCGCCGCCCGCGGCCAGGCTCACCTCGGTGCCacgcggcgggggcggcggggaGCTGGCCGCCGCCGCCATGGCCACGGGCCGGGCTGCGCCCGCCGCGCCCACCGCGCCGCGCCTCACGTTCCCTCGCCGCTCCGGGCGCCGCTCCGGGCGCCGCTCAGCCCAgcccgccgcccccgcccccgcccccgccgcctCCGCCGCCTGCCAGGCTCGGGCTCCCGCTGCTCCCGCCGGGCCGCGCCGGGCTCCGCCGCATAGCGCCGCGCCGGAGCCCCCCGGCCGCCCCCCGCCTCGCCGCCTGCCTGGAAACGCCTCACGGGCCGcgtcggaggagggggaggggcggcggcggcggagctgCTGCTGTCACTGGGCGCGCGGGACGAGGGGCGCCTGCGCGCTGTGCGGGAGACGGGCCGGGTGCGGTCTGCGCACGCGCCGCCCAGCCCAGTGCGCAGCCACAGCCGCCCCCCCGCGCGCCCTCTGCCCTGGGAGCGGCGGGGTCCCTCGCCGCCGCGAGCTGCCCCGCGCTTGCAGCTGCAGCGGCGAAGGAGGCCGTCGGAGAGCGTCCAGCCCCTGCCGCGCCCCTCGCCAGCTCCTCCGGGGCGCTGGTGCGGGGCGGGCCTCCCTCGCCCTGGGCCGAGTTCAGATTCAGTGCTTTTCTGATATACTTTGGTGCGTTGAGGTATTCCGTTTCTAAGCGAGAAACGTTACTTTTGGCCTTAGAAAATGAGTTAACCTCGCCGCTGTCCGGCGTTTCCTATCCCTGTAAGGTGCGCGTGCCTGGACGCGCTGCCGCGAAGAGCCCCCAGCCGGCACTTGTTGCTCCCCCCCGCCGCTTTTGCAAGCCTGCCGACGAGGTCCGTTGGAGGCTCAGGAATAAAAAAGTACTAAAAATAGCCTGCCCTGCCAGCTGCTCGTTTTTCTCCGGGGGCCTTGCCCACTGTCCATTTAACTATTGCCTGGCCATACTGTATGTAGCAGCAGCCTTACAACCGGGTGGGAATTGACAGACACGATGCCACTGATTTTCTAGCAGTCCCTTTTAAGCACACCACCCCTGCAAGATCTGCTGTTTACCAATCACTGCATCATAATGTACCAAACTGGTAAAATCCTTTGATGAGTACTCAAAGAGGGTCAGTGACTACAATAAATTCTGAGAACAAGGCTAACATTTGGGAGTAGCAAAGCGCAGAGCCAAGTGCTTCTGAAGGTAGGTTGTACAGCGAGGGAGGAAAGGTTGCTGCACAAAGTTGGACCTGAAACTGGAGGGATTCGTGGATCAAAGCCACCCTTCTGGACTGGGCTTGGAAGTCGCTGGCATCGTTCGGAGATCACTACCGCTTCAGTGCTTGTTCCACGACCAGGCTCCCCAAATTTGCGATAGCTCTGGCTTCTGGGTGTTTTTTTGCAGCTTCTCTCTGACCTACCATAGTAGCAGCATAAATGAGACGCTACCAAGGCGTGGGCCTTTGTGACCAGGATGTCTTTCCCCAAGAATGGTTCCCGGGGGCTCCAAGGGTAACCCTAGGTGCAAAAGCCCCCCAATGACCCattccctcttttgagggagtgCTGTTTCTGCTAGAGCACTGTCCAGAAACCTGGGCCAGGTTGTCCCTGACCAGAAGGACCCCTCAGGGTTAGGCCCGCTCACCCGCGTCCGGCCTGCTGCCTTCAGGGCAGGGTCTCAACTTCTGGGGCCACCTGGGATAGCGTCCTCTGAATCCGGCGCTATGCACATCCGCCCACCAATGGCTTCCagctggaggagggagggaggaattgtgGTAAGAGCCACGAACAGACTCCATGCACAGGGCTGGGATGGGGAAtttctccctcttcccttttTTACTCCTCAGGCTGAAAGAATGGAAAATACCCCGCAGCAGCCAGAAATAGGCCGAGATATGCTCTCTTGTATTATCGACCACTGTagcttttaaaaagctattaaaataaaTAGGCCAGATACGTAACAACAGTGCTGTGCGTATTTTCTGAATTTATTCCCTTAGATGATGCTGTTTGCTGTCCAGATCACGAGGCCTGAGAGCGTTCCTTGGCCAACGTAGTGACAGAAGCTGCTCCTGTAGCCCGGCAGCAGTCAAGGCCCACAAGGCATTCCTGAGTACGGCTGGGAGGCGAGTGGTGGAAGGAGAAGGCGCCGCCTCATCTGGTACTTCTGCAGACCCCCTGCCCTGTCGCATGCCAGAGCCAAGTCTACAGCGAAATTGGGCAGCTGATTTCACAGCAGTTTGGGCTCCCAAGCTGCCAGCAGCAAGAGAGCACCAGCGGAAGGGAGGTGCCTCTGTGGAGCCTCATTGTGGTCTAGCCGCTTCCTGGACGTTCAGCCGAATgacttcctcccttcttccccaCTGCAAGGGGGAAACGGCTTAATTAATCTCAGCAACACACAGACCACAATCATCCAGCGATAGCGACGTGCCGAAGTTGGCTTCCCACTGACAACTCTCAGGGCCCTTGAGAGTCCTCTGGGCATCCCTGGACACCGGAACCATCAGATCCCACCTCGGTGATGGCGAGGCAGAGATGCTGGTCCTGCATGGTGGTACTGAGGAATGGCGTGGGGGTTGATCTCCCGTGCTTCAAAGCTTCTCGACCGTGGAAATCAGTAATTTCAATTGGGAAGAAATCAAGGGCAGAACAGTTCGTGTACGGTAGCCTACTTGCATCCTGTTAGCTAGGTAAAAAAGTGGTTTTGAGATTGGAGCAAGTTGGGAGTGGGGAAGAGGGAATGAACATGGGAAAATGGAAAAGCCATGTAAGGAAAATGGTTTTTATTCTAGAGATGCTTGCTTTGATCCCAGCCGCCttcccccttctccccctccACTCGTATTTCCCTGACTCCTCCACGTGACCCACCCGAACTTCTTCCAACACAAAGGAGCTTCCACACCAGTGATAAAGTCATTGGGTGAATCCAGATGTGGAGGGAAAAAGGAGGTAGCCATTCATTTTGGAGGGAGATTCCCCATTTTGCTCTATTTATTGTGGAACTGCCTTATTtcaagagaaatggaaatgtaCAGAAAAAGATTGTGCGCTTCTTTGTGAAGCTGTGGGCATTTATTTTCAGAAGCACTGCTGTTAACCAGAGGGTTTTAACCATAACTAGGAAGGGAGGAGTGCTGCAGGGCGGATCAGCCGTGGGAAAGCACCCGTTGGCCTCTTCCTCAGTGGGTTGGATCTTGGATTCCTTTACCTCCTAGCTTCATCGTTTCTGCTCAGAAAGAGAGGCAACACACCAAGAGATGTGACTGAAAAACATCAGAATTTATTAGAAGGGCTGAAGTATATAGTTTCTCCAAATTACTGCGAACCACTAAGTGGAAATGTATTACACAGCTATGTAATTCCTTTAAATACATCTGTCCAAAACTCTGTTCAAACGAAGCACACAACCATGGGTGGATGGTTTGGGTCTGGTAATTTAACCAAGGGAGAGGACACACAGGCTTCCTCCTCTGAACATCTGTGAGCCACGAGAGCCCACGTGTATTCCCAAGGCGGGAAGGGAGAGGCCGGTCACGTTAGACTAGCCAGCTCTCAGGCCGTCCACTGAGGTGGACTTCATGGCCACATACAAATGGGCAGAGGGTAGATGCCTCCAGATCCAGGATCGGTCACTTCTGAGATACTGGTGTTTCCAGTGCTGTGAAGGTCCACACGGTCACCAAGCAACCACCAGCTGCGCTGGTAACACGGCATGGTGCAAGTCAGCTTTTAGGGAGCACTTCTGGCAAGGTCAGGGCCTGGGGTTTCTCAGGCTCAATGAATCTTGCAGGGTTCTTCTCTCAACTGCGAGGAGACTGAGCCAAGGCGGCTGTCCCCAGTACACATCGTCTAAGCCAAAGCTCTTCTGCCCGGTGAGCCTCCCTTTCTGCGCTGCAGAGGACAGTGCCACTTACACCACCCTCTTGCAGAGTTGCCCTGCTGCTTAGCACCCAAGCTCACAGCGACAGACAAGACACACGGACCTCCATGTTTTCCACAATCCAGCCAATAAGTTCAACACATGCTCCAGACCAGGCAAATCACTGAGAGGACATGTTGCAGAAACCTTTCCAGTTTTATTCCATGTGATTTGCAAAACACTGAGGTGCAAGAGGAAAAGCAGAAGGGGAGATGTGGGGAATCGAGCAAGCCTGTGAACAGAAGGCTGGGGGAAATATAAAAAATCAAGGATCTGAAGCAGGCAGTGGAGGAGAGGGCATCCTGCTTCCTCAGGGAATGTGCCCCGTTCACTTTGGGGAACTGGCAATAAAAGCACTTCTTCCTgcagaaaccttgccaagaggaGAGCACTTGTGTGGAGAGCTCTCCAAATACCCCAGAAAAGGCACAGCAAGATGGGAAACCACTGCTGAGGAGAGGGTGGGGAAGCTGACACACAGTGGGAGAGAGGAGGTGGTGGCGGTGGCAACCAGGGCAAGCTGAGGGCTTCCCTTTGCCAATTCTCGTAACACATCCTTGGCCAGCTGCTCCATTGCTTTGTGTGTTTGGTTCGGTCACGGCTCCCACGAGTCCGGCTCACCCCCATATGCTGGATGCAGGTGAGGATCCAAGGGCCCTCAATTCCACGTAAAGCAGTCAGATGTTACAAGAACGAGGCACAGCTGGTGAGGGGGGGCATGTTTGGTCTCCCCTGGTGGTCAAAGGCCCTTTTGGCCTCCTCTCAACACTTCGTTCCTTACTTCTTGCCGCAAAGCCTCTGAAAGTTTGCCCTCTCCTTGGTACATTGCCTCTTTTTTAAGTAACAAAGATTAAATTGTAACAGGTATTCACAATGTTTTGTTCTCCTTCCTAGGCCCATCCAGCTTCCTTGCCATGTATGACACCAACTGCCCCCTCTATACATTAGCTGTGGTCAGCGTGGCACTCAGAAGGGCTAGCAGACCTCGGCTTCTTGGACAGATAAGACATAAGCTCATTCATCAACCAGGACACAAGAGGGTCACGCGGGCAGCCCGTTAATGTTTCTTATAGCGGTTCTTTGGAGTTTCGCTACAGCCAGTTGTGTCACAGGAGAGCACGCTGGGCTTCTTCCCCAGGCCGATGCTCCCTAAGAGACCTGGCAGCTCGTGCGTGATGGCCCTCTCGATCTTCTCCAGGAAGCAGCCTCCCATGTAGGAGCACTGCTGTGCAAGCAGCTTGAAGCTGTTGATCGGGTTGATCCCAAAGAAGTCCTTGTAAGCCTCGCGATTGGGGAGGTCGAACTTGCTGACATTGGTCTTAGCCAGGATCGATTTAAAGATATAGAACTTGTCTGGGTCCTCCACAATGTCCTTGAATACTAGCTCTCCGTCGCTGAAGAAAGTCATTTTGTCCTTGTAGGTTTGCAAGTAGCGATCCACCAAGAGAGCGTGGATACGGACCCGGATGGCGTGTTGGCGGATGAAGGCAATCTTGTTTTCCAGCCTATTCTCAATCACCTGGTTAAGGTCTTCCAGAAGGGAGATCTCCTCCTTTAAGAAGAGATCTTGGTGGGTGTCAGCCTGGTACTCCAGTGGCCAAAAGGAGCTGACATAAACCCGGGGGGGCTCGGTAACATTGATCAGTGGGGCCAGGCTCCAGAACAAGGCACCATACACACGCATGAGCTCCTGGGTAGCCAGGCTGTCGGCCTTGTTCAGAATGATCCTTATCTGGGACTCCCGCCCCTTCAGCTGGCGGAAGAGCATCTCCAGCTCCAGCCCGACGTCCAGTTTGGTTGGGTCAAACACCACAAAGATGAGATCAGCTCGATCGATGAACCATTGGCAGACATCATTGAATGGATAGCCTGGGAGAGAAGATGGGAGAGAAGACAATGATCTTTGAAACTAGGGGCTCTGCTCTCCGAAGCATGGTGGGAGCCTCTCAGCTGTAGCTCCACATCATGGCAATGGACCAGTGAAGGGCACTGCCTATGAGCAATGCTGGGTGCAAGGAGGAGCATTTAGAAGAGAAAAAGTATAGCAGGTGGATTAGCCAAACTGTGAAGTCTCACAGATCCATGTATTACAGGCAATGGCTACAATTCTTAAGTGTtggaaactttattttattttatggtagCCAGTCATACAAAAGCTTTGAATGCCAGGATGCTCAGGATCACAACACTGACAGTTGTTTAGGGCCAGGAGTCATGAAGAGCATCATGCTGGAGGTTTATGTTACTTCTATTTCCTGCCTTCTAAATTATTTTGGCCCAAGCCTCCCAGCCCAATCCTGGCAGTAAACCTGCATTTCCCCCATTATgtgctctctgtctctctctgtaaaTAAAGCAACTGTTCCAAAATCTCTGAATGTTTTGCTTTATGTGTTTTTTCTATTACAGATTTGCATCCTCTTCTTGAGCTTTTTTCATTTCAGTTAGTTTTAAGCAATGCCAAATATGTATACAAATGACTGAGGCAGCCTCTTAGAATGATTGGGACATAACCAATTTGTATAACGAAACCGCTTCAGTCTTACCCTGAGGGaacttttaatcattttttcaaAGATGGATTGAGATGGCTTAATGTAGAAGATAACAGGGTGATGACTTTTTAAGTTGGGTAGCTGAAATGCAAGTCAGAATAAATCCCTCCTCCCAAGATCTTCCGGAGAGTAAAGAAACAGAACTCCACCTCGCTCCTGCTGTTTCCGGTTCTCAATGATCCCGGGAGTGTCCACAAAGGTAACCCTCTCCAAAAGTTTATGAGGGACCTCTATTCCTATCAGCTTCTCCAGAAAGTTCTGCCCAAACTTCTCAAGGGGAGAGAACGAACGGGTGCTGTCGGCAGCCATTACAATGCCTTCGATGGTCTTGAGTTTAGGGCCGTGCGTTATGACAGTGAACTCCGAGGTGGTGGGTTCAGCCCCTGCCGTGGAAAAAGTAAAGCAAGAGGCAATGAGCTGAGACCCCAGGGCCCTGAGCACTCTGCttgtgctggtctatgaccgtaactGAATTGAACCCCAGTGTCCTTTTGAGGCAGTTGCCTTGCAAATTAACATTCCAAAAAAGCCCCCATTCTTTCAAAAAGCACCAGGTTTATGACTCAAAGACCCTCAGTTGGCCTTCTAGAACTCTCCCGCTGTGTCGGGCCTGTTGCATGTTTTGCTTTCCAGGCTATTCTCAGCTTCAGAGCTAACCATCATAACATACTTCATCTGCTGCTGGCTTCGCATGAACCCAGCATGATTCTCTGGTTTGCAAATCTAGGCTGGTGGTGGCCTAACAGGATAGCTGGGGGTGGGTGAGTGGGGGGGAAGAGGTGTTGGGCAGGACCTACTTTGGTTCCTCTGCCACAATTTCTGAGGCTGGCCTGAATTTGGCCAACACCCCAACTGAGTTGTGTGGAAACCAAGCATTCTGGCTAGTAAATTCAGTCTGCAAATGGAGGGACCTAATGGCAGAAAACTGCTGGACTGAATTGGGACAGAGGGACAAGAAGCTCTGGACTGGGGGGGGTAGGGGGGGTAGGGAGGGAGGTCAGTCCTGCTGCGACTAATTGGCTCCATGCGGGGAAGCCAGAAAATCTGAATCCTTTCTGGGTCCTGGCAACCCTctgtggggggcaggggggcttcCTATTGTTGCCTACACTCCATCGGGCTCTGCCAGCCCTGCCCAGCCCAGCATGCACTTCCTTCCAGGATGGGCTCCAGAGATGTGGTTACCGCCTAGCTGGAGGCCTGCCCTGGTCTGCTGGAGGCGCTTCCCCTATCCCCCCCGGGATCAGCAGAGCATCAGGCCACCTGTGTAGAGCTGATAGGGAGTGTCATCCAGCCCCAGCAGGTAGTTAATCATGGTGGATTTGCCAACGCTCCAGGGTCCCAGGAACAGCACCATTGGCTTGGAGGTAATCTCGCCATCtgcagaaggaagggaagagcCGCATGGCAGTTTGGAACAGGGCCGGAGCAGCCCTTTCAGGCCTGCCCTGAAGGTCAGCTGTACCTCGTTTGCCTGGGCCTCCCAGGGCACATCTCTTCACTCACCAGCCACCCAGCCCACCAACCATGCTTTCCTTCCTTGGGGTAATTGTTCCAGGCCGGGGCGAAGGCCCCACATGACCCATACTGATGGAAGGCGAGGAAGACACGGCATGGTGGGCAGTGGCTGCAACATGAATGGAGACCCAGCTACCAACTTTCCTCTCTCCAGGAAGCATCCTGGCGGGGCCCCCTTCTGCCAGATGTTGCAACAgcagcccctcccccccacttcTTCAAGCTGGGCTGGACACACAGCAGACGCTCAAGAAGGGGGAGGCTGGCCAGAGGTTTGGGGGGGCAACCATCAGATTGCCTCAGGCCACTATTTACTGATGGAGCCGTaaattcatttgtattttctctGCCACATTTCAGAAAGGAAGCTCTGTCTGCCTAGCACTCATTCCAGACCCTGTTCCAGAACCCTCTTGCAGATGTCAGGGAAGAGGACGGCTTCCCGCTTGCCCAGGAAGGGGGCTTGAGGCTGGAGCACCCCCCAGCAGCCTCAGGCAAGCCAGGGTCCCTGCGGGAGCCTTGGGGGAGGCCTTGGCAGCAGCACCATCAGTGATCTCTTTGCCGGCCTTCCCACTGCTGCAGCCctcagaaaggggggggggtgtccctgTCTTTCCCTCCCTGCCTGCTGAGGGCGGTGGAGCCAGGCAGTCTGGGCAGCCAAGGGGATGTGAGGGTGGAACGCCATTCCCTTCTGCCAGAACCAGGGGCACGGCCGAGCGTTGGAAGGGGAGTGGGGCAATGCAGTTTCCTGGATCCGGGGAAGGACTTTCACGGACAGGCATGTGAGAGGTAGCCATACCCACCTGTGGCTGAAGAGCCCAAGGTGCGTCCAGGGTAAGCTGTGGGGCAGGAGAGGAGGGtcgaagaagagaaaaaggaacgtGAGTAGGGAAGGGCGGGAGGGATGGAAGCGTTAGTTCTGAGCAGAGAAAGACCTCTTTGGCTAACAGCCATGCATATCTCTTCCAGGAAGGACAGTAAGCCTAGAAGGGACCTGGCTTCTCCCCAGCAAAGGTAACTGGAACCACAGAGCATCCCTTCGTTAGTACCAAGTGTTCATGCAGCAAAAAGTCACATAATTAACCTGAAAATCCTGCTCCTTGGGCAGAATAAAAAGTGGGAGGCACTGCAAGTGGTCCAAGCGCACCCCCCTTGAGCTGCAACCCTTGCAATGGGGCCCAGTGGGGTGGGAGGAGTGGGGAGGCCAAAAGCAGTTGCACACAGCTTTATGTTGTGCTGGCCACCAGCCCTGGGGAGCTAGCCAAGACCATCACCCCAAGAAGTGCTGGCAAGCCTGCCCAAGTGGTGCCATGCCCAAATGCCAGAGGGCATCAGCTTTGGAAGATGACCCTGACTCTGACGTGGCAGAAGCCCCCCTGCGTCCGACTTGGCTGGCCTGGGCACCTCCTGGTTGTGGGAAGGCATCAACAAGTTAAGGAAAACCTCAAGGTTTGTGAAAACACAAATAACCATTCTGAAGGGGGAAACGCCACAGGGTGGGCTCCTTCCCACTTACTCAGTGGGTACCTCAATGGCGTCAGAGTGGGATTAGCCACAGGGGAGAGGTGGAAAGGCCTAGAGCCTTGTAGGGGAAACAAGGGTATACTATTTTGtagcaaccccccaccccccgtacATCTCTAATTCTGATCCCGGGGGCCTCCCATCTTTTCTAAAGCCCCCCCTTGCTGCAGCAGCTGTGCAAGCCCCCAGCTGTCTGGGGCAGGGCCTCCTTCACTGAATTGGCCCCCCCACCCATCTCCAACCCCACCCCCCGGAAGCAAGACCCTCACAGGCAACGCAACAGCAGCCAGGCCTGGCGGCCCATCTGCCTTACCCGTGATTTCATGCTGCCGAAGCTCATTGTATTTGTAAGACTGCTCCAAGGGCTTGATGGAAGAGTGGTAAATTTTTCTCAGTCGCTGCAGGATGGCTGCAAGAGGGGGGGccgggaagaagaagagaaaattcAGACCAGCCCACTGCCTCAGCAGCATCCTTGGACGGACCAGCCAAGCAGCTGGGCAGCACTTGCACCCAACCCCTTCCGCAGCCGCTTTGGCCTTTTCCACTCTGCAAGCTGGAGGCCAGCATTGTACAGCTGTTTTGTAGGTAGGGGGGACTAGCACGGCTGCACCGCGTGGGACTGGGAGACCTGTCCCCTGGGGGCAAAATTTTTGACCCCTTCTACCTGAAGGCGATGCTCAGCATGGCTTCCCTTGCAAGGGAAATTATTAGTGGACAGAGGGCTAGGGCAGGCAGGCTGGAGAAATGGGGCCTGGGTGCGTGTGTGCATGTTGAAAGTTTATGTGGCACCCTCACTTATCCTGTGGGATCTCAGGCTGGTGGATAGCAGGCTGAAGGTAATGTAAACAGTCAAACAACGTCCTGGGAACAAACAGTTGCAACTGactcaaatgtgtgtgtgtgtcatccaAAGGTTTTCTGTGGTGGCTTCTGTGGGACTTTTCCCTTGCCAGGTGTGCAGTCCTACTGCTACCTGAGTAGTCGTCTGCAGGTTTCTCTTCCTTCAACTTCAGGGTGCTCTCAATGTGGGCACGATCCCGCCTGGCGTTCTCCACCTCTTCTGCTGAAAGAGCAAAGagggtatctcagcccacagtcAGGCCCAACTTGCAACAGGAAATAGAGATACTTTCAAGACTGCATTCGTTCACAGCTGGTGTACACAGAGATTTTTCTTGTGTGCAAAAAAAGTACCTTCCTTTCCACAGAACTGGTGCCACGTGGGCTGGGGCTTCAGGCCCAGCGAGGGAGCAAAGCTCAAACTCCCACCTTTGACTTTGGATGACAGGCAAGGGCACCTTGCTCTCTCTCGCAAGATGAAAAGGAAGGCTTTCTGTGGCTTTCCCAGGTAGAATGGGAAATACAGGCAGAATGCAGGCGTTTTAGAAGCCCTCCTTTAACCCTAACTCTAATGGTAAGACTGGTGGTCCTGAGCCTCCAAGGCCCAGCTGGTATGGGGGCTGGTGGGCACCGTTGGCCCATTTTTGTGAGTTGGTCCAGGCAGGGACGCCCATGTCTACCAGCCGCCCCTCCTGAAGGACCTCTCTGGTTAACGGACCTACTTGCATCCTTGGCCAGCCTGGCTCCCAGGCCTTTTCAAGCCACTGAGCCTGAGTGGGGCCCAGCCTGGAACACTCCCTGTGAAAAGTAAGCACATCTCCCAGGGCAGCTTCTCCATAGACAGGCTTTTCCCAGCCACTTAAATAGCCACTGGGCACGATCTGGTGACACTCTGGCATCAGCTGCACACGCAGACGGAACACAAAGATGGTCCTTCTCCCCTCCCGCCACCTCCCCAGCAATAACCGCTGGCACGGCATCTGCACAGCACTAAG
This window encodes:
- the SRL gene encoding sarcalumenin isoform X8 is translated as MTGLGLFCFYMAPLLLLGTAAEEVENARRDRAHIESTLKLKEEKPADDYSAILQRLRKIYHSSIKPLEQSYKYNELRQHEITAYPGRTLGSSATDGEITSKPMVLFLGPWSVGKSTMINYLLGLDDTPYQLYTGAEPTTSEFTVITHGPKLKTIEGIVMAADSTRSFSPLEKFGQNFLEKLIGIEVPHKLLERVTFVDTPGIIENRKQQERGYPFNDVCQWFIDRADLIFVVFDPTKLDVGLELEMLFRQLKGRESQIRIILNKADSLATQELMRVYGALFWSLAPLINVTEPPRVYVSSFWPLEYQADTHQDLFLKEEISLLEDLNQVIENRLENKIAFIRQHAIRVRIHALLVDRYLQTYKDKMTFFSDGELVFKDIVEDPDKFYIFKSILAKTNVSKFDLPNREAYKDFFGINPINSFKLLAQQCSYMGGCFLEKIERAITHELPGLLGSIGLGKKPSVLSCDTTGCSETPKNRYKKH
- the SRL gene encoding sarcalumenin isoform X4, producing the protein MTGLGLFCFYMAPLLLLGTAELQVSALEGAEDSANFAEGGLLPGDPSLVKKQRLLYGDVAGTGIPLHFSGNQEKASSDLGGKPQDDGSTSAGPEVNSAERGNLDENGAYVTEPGEALGRGQGMDVQEEGGPSLGELERSSAVSVEGSQAEEEVPQKTGVPSEEGVQGVLPGGSQDVPQDLLHSFEALQDDNLTEPPDLEGSPGEGHLSNTSPRGNPWGTSSAVPQDAYESGEPKEAGSTHPRQEGAVRDVAGGPDDSAEGKGRVVVAKGGAATQLSTEGVGFKEGEPDGNGAGKAEVAMTAEEEAPQAEKKEPKEEVENARRDRAHIESTLKLKEEKPADDYSAILQRLRKIYHSSIKPLEQSYKYNELRQHEITAYPGRTLGSSATDGEITSKPMVLFLGPWSVGKSTMINYLLGLDDTPYQLYTGAEPTTSEFTVITHGPKLKTIEGIVMAADSTRSFSPLEKFGQNFLEKLIGIEVPHKLLERVTFVDTPGIIENRKQQERGYPFNDVCQWFIDRADLIFVVFDPTKLDVGLELEMLFRQLKGRESQIRIILNKADSLATQELMRVYGALFWSLAPLINVTEPPRVYVSSFWPLEYQADTHQDLFLKEEISLLEDLNQVIENRLENKIAFIRQHAIRVRIHALLVDRYLQTYKDKMTFFSDGELVFKDIVEDPDKFYIFKSILAKTNVSKFDLPNREAYKDFFGINPINSFKLLAQQCSYMGGCFLEKIERAITHELPGLLGSIGLGKKPSVLSCDTTGCSETPKNRYKKH
- the SRL gene encoding sarcalumenin isoform X3; its protein translation is MTGLGLFCFYMAPLLLLGTAELQVSALEGAEDSANFAEGGLLPGDPSLVKKQRLLYGDVAGTGIPLHFSGNQEKASSDLGGKPQDDGSTSAGPEVNSAERGNLDENGAYVTEPGEALGRGQGMDVQEEGGPSLGELERSSAVSVEGSQAEEEVPQKTGVPSEEGVQGVLPGGSQDVPQDLLHSFEALQDDNLTEPPDLEGSPGEGHLSNTSPRGNPWGTSSAVPQDAYESGEPKEAGSTHPRQEGAVRDVAGGPDDSAEGKGRVVVAKGGAATQLSTEGVGFKEGEPDGNGAGKAEVAMTAEEEAPQAEKKEPKEEVENARRDRAHIESTLKLKEEKPADDYSGTILQRLRKIYHSSIKPLEQSYKYNELRQHEITAYPGRTLGSSATDGEITSKPMVLFLGPWSVGKSTMINYLLGLDDTPYQLYTGAEPTTSEFTVITHGPKLKTIEGIVMAADSTRSFSPLEKFGQNFLEKLIGIEVPHKLLERVTFVDTPGIIENRKQQERGYPFNDVCQWFIDRADLIFVVFDPTKLDVGLELEMLFRQLKGRESQIRIILNKADSLATQELMRVYGALFWSLAPLINVTEPPRVYVSSFWPLEYQADTHQDLFLKEEISLLEDLNQVIENRLENKIAFIRQHAIRVRIHALLVDRYLQTYKDKMTFFSDGELVFKDIVEDPDKFYIFKSILAKTNVSKFDLPNREAYKDFFGINPINSFKLLAQQCSYMGGCFLEKIERAITHELPGLLGSIGLGKKPSVLSCDTTGCSETPKNRYKKH
- the SRL gene encoding sarcalumenin isoform X6; its protein translation is MTGLGLFCFYMAPLLLLGTAELQVSALEGAEDSANFAEGGLLPGDPSLVKKQRLLYGDVAGTGIPLHFSGNQEKASSDLGGKPQDDGSTSAGPEVNSAERGNLDENGAYVTEPGEALGRGQGMDVQEEGGPSLGELERSSAVSVEGSQAEEEVPQKTGVPSEEGVQGVLPGGSQDVPQDLLHSFEALQDDNLTEPPDLEGSPGEGHLSNTSPRGNPWGTSSAVPQDAYESGEPKEAGSTHPRQEGAVRDVAGGPDDSAEGKGRVVVAKGGAATQLSTEGVGFKEGEPDGNGAGKAEVAMTAEEEAPQAEKKEPKAEEVENARRDRAHIESTLKLKEEKPADDYSAILQRLRKIYHSSIKPLEQSYKYNELRQHEITDGEITSKPMVLFLGPWSVGKSTMINYLLGLDDTPYQLYTGAEPTTSEFTVITHGPKLKTIEGIVMAADSTRSFSPLEKFGQNFLEKLIGIEVPHKLLERVTFVDTPGIIENRKQQERGYPFNDVCQWFIDRADLIFVVFDPTKLDVGLELEMLFRQLKGRESQIRIILNKADSLATQELMRVYGALFWSLAPLINVTEPPRVYVSSFWPLEYQADTHQDLFLKEEISLLEDLNQVIENRLENKIAFIRQHAIRVRIHALLVDRYLQTYKDKMTFFSDGELVFKDIVEDPDKFYIFKSILAKTNVSKFDLPNREAYKDFFGINPINSFKLLAQQCSYMGGCFLEKIERAITHELPGLLGSIGLGKKPSVLSCDTTGCSETPKNRYKKH